The Geothrix oryzae DNA window GACCAGGGAGCCGCTGTCGAGATCCGCCAGGGTGTCCGACAGCCGCTTGTGGTCCTCCAGGTGGAAGACCATGGTCTTCAGCAGGCGCACCCGGCCCTCGGCGCCATCCTCCCACCGGATGGGAATGGGCAGGCGCCGGCGTTCACAGATGGTCCTGAGCTGCTCATCCGAGCAATTCGAAAGGAGCTGGTAGTGCGTGAGCGTCATGGGCACCTGGGTACAGACGATCGTCCAGTGTCCCACGAATCCCCGGAGCGCTCACGCACAAAAAAAGCGCCCGGGGGGTCCGGGCGCCGGGGAGAACGGGGGGCCCTACTGGGCCGTGAGGGTGCCCACGCTGACGGTGATGGGCGTGGGATTGGAGGCCTTGTCGGTCAGGACCTGGCATTTGACCGCATCGGCGCTGAGGGTGATGGCGGTGCCCTGGGCCAGACCCAGCCCGGATTTCAGATCGAGGGCCACCCGGAGCAGCGAGCCGTTGAGAGAGGCCGGGGCCGTGGGGTCCTTCTGGGCGATGGTGGCCTGGAGCACGCCGCTGGTGGCCTTGGCCTTCTGGATGGGAGTGCCGCTGCCGAGGGTGAACTGGGTGCCGTTCTGCATCAGCACCGCCGTGGTCCCGCCGGCGGGGACATCGACCCAGGTGGCCCTGGCCGCGTCGGTGCTGAGGGTGATGGAGACCCCCATGGCCGTGCCGGTGCTGGGGCCGACGAGATCGAGGACCAGGTGCGAGCCGGAGCTGGAGGCGTTCTTCACCAGCTTGTAGGTGCCGCTGGCGGGATCGACATAGGCGAGGCTGGTGGCGGTGGCGGGCGGCGCGGGCGCGGGAGTGGCGGAACCGCCGCCACCGCCGCCGCAGCCCAGGAGGGTGGCCAGCGCCAGGACAGCGGAGCCGGAGAGGAGCTTGGTCATCGGGGTCATGGTCATCTCCATCACAGGCCGGCGAGCAGGAGGGTGAGGTCGGCGTCGTCGACCTTCCCGTCCCCGTTGAAATCACAGGCCACATTGGTGCTGCCGTAGTACTTCGCGAAGAAGAGCAGATCGCGGAGGTCCACCACGCCATCGCCGTTCAGGTCCATGGTCGTCACGGTCACCGTGGCCGTGCCGGCCGTGGTGCCGGGCCAGACGCTGGTGGCGGTGATGGTGTAGGTCCCGGCGGTGGTGGGGGCGGTGTAGGCGCCCGCCGATGTGATGACGCCTCCGGTGGCCGTCCAGGTGACGGCCTGGCTCGGCGCATTCGCCACCGCGGCGGCAAAGGTGAAGGTCCCGCCCGTGGGGAGGGTCTTCGTCGTGGGCGTCACGGACACGGTCACGGCGGCCGGGGCGTAGACATTGACCGTGGCCGTCGCATTGGCCGTGGCCGCCTCGTTGCTGGTGGCCGTGACGGTGTAGATTCCGGGCGTGGCCGAAGCGGTGTAGGTGGTGGCGCTCCCGCTGGCGGTCTGGGCCGGGCTCACGGCCCCGCCGCTGGACGCGGTCCAGTTCACCTTGTTGTCCGCCGTGAAATTGGTCACGGTGGCCGTGAAGGTCGTGGTGGCCGACGGGTTCAAATTGAACGAGCTCTTGTCGAGGGTGACGGCGGTCTGGTTGGCCGTGGTCGTCTGCAGCTCCCACACGCCGCGGCCGTAGGTGGCGGCGCGGAGGAAGCTGCCGTCCGGCGCGATGTAGAGGTCGCGCACGGCGACCATGGGCATGCCGTTGCCGTAGCGGGCCCAGGTGGTGCCGCCGTCGGTGCTCTGGTAGACGCCGAAATCCGTCCCCGCGAACAGGGTGTTGAGGCTGCCGGGGAGGTTCTGGACCACATGGACCGGGATGCCGAAGGGCAGGCCGTTGCTGGCGCCGGCGGCTCCGTCGATGGGGGCCCAGGTGGCGCCGCCGTTGACGCTCTTGAACAGGTGGTGGGCGGTGGCGTCCGGCGCGACGGTGGCGCCGTAGACGATCTGGTCGTTCTGGGTGTTGAACCAGATGTAGCTGGTGTTGAGCTTCCCGGCCGTGATGTCGCCGGAGTCGGTCCAGGTGGCGCCATCGTTGTAGGTGGTCCAGAAATGGCCGCCGCTGCTGGCGGCCCCGACGGCGTTGGAACTCCGGGAGCCGTTCACATTCCGGAGCGTTCGGCCCGAAGTGGAGAAGCCGGTCATGGTCATGGCGGACCAGTTGCTGCCGAAGTCCGTGCTCTTGTAGACCTTGCTGTTGACGAAGGTGTAGACGGTGTCCGGCGAGGTCGTGGGTCCCAGGGCGATCTTGGGGGCGAAGGGGGCCGAGCTGGAGTTGTTTGACTCGGTGATGCCCGTGGACGAGGCCGTGAAGGGCGTGGCGCCGCCGTCCGTGCTCTTGTAGATGCGCGTGTAGTAGATGGACCCCAGCATCAGGTCCCCATTGGCCGGGTGGATCAGGGTGCCGAAGCCGTCCCCGCCGATCATGTCCTCGAAGACCCCACTGGTCTGGAGGGCCGAGCCGCTGCCCTGGCGGACGCGCGTGCCGTTGTCCTGCATGCCCAGGCTGATGCGCCACTTGGCGTTCGCCGGTGTGGCGGCCGTCGTGGATCCCAGGTTGTAGACCATGTGGGTGCTGAGGCCCTTGTTTCGCCGGTTGTCGATGAACGAGAGGTCATCCGTGGCGGTGGGCACGATGGCGCGCCAGGGATCCCTCAGGATCGCCAAGCCGCCGTCATTGGCCACATAGAGGGTGCCGTTGGACCAGGCCGTGGCGTGGTTGTCGGCGTGGGTATAGGGGTGGCCATTGCCATACCAGTGCGTGAGCTGGGTCCAGCTGGTTCCGCCGTCCGTGCTGCGGTAGAGCGCCAGGTTGGAGCCGACCACGATCCTCAGGGGGTTCGTGGGGTCCACGGCGAGGCCGTGGTTGTACCAGCCCTGGCCGCCGTCGCTGGTCATCTGCGGTCCGGTGCCCTGGAATAGGCTGCCGCTGAGGGTGGGGGCGGCCACCCAGGTCCAGGTGAGGCCCTTGTCGGTGCTCTTCAGGACGCCACGGGCCACCTTGGTGCTGGAGGCCGTGGTGTCCTCCACGATGCCGTAGGCCGTGGTGCCATCCCCGCCGGCGGCCAGGGTGATGCGACCCATGGGGAAGGTGACGCCGGTGATGGTGGCCAGCGTCCAGGTGGCCCCGGCATCGGCGGAGGTGTAGATCTGGCCGGCCGTGCCC harbors:
- a CDS encoding dockerin type I domain-containing protein, translating into MPMTRVLTSLALVVACGLEAQAPTNPVLRRRSLPARVGPDALSGHDRADLRRDWDLYWFGGKLTPDYMDFKNRTAAEEIRKWGHLLPKAGTDRALAAILPAPSGTGGFSWTNLGPTSNLVDATWSGIDSGRPVAVVPHPTTPTTLYLATSGGGVFKCTNADLNATGDWTWTAITDDLPASGSGGNVSIGAMAMSPADAAVLYVGLGDPFDAEGRGFYKTLDGGATWTAATAGLGNATRSHSILPLTATRILWATNDGLKISNDGGATFAPAAGAPATGDAWSIQKFTGTDLACSMQGTAGQIYTSADAGATWTLATITGVTFPMGRITLAAGGDGTTAYGIVEDTTASSTKVARGVLKSTDKGLTWTWVAAPTLSGSLFQGTGPQMTSDGGQGWYNHGLAVDPTNPLRIVVGSNLALYRSTDGGTSWTQLTHWYGNGHPYTHADNHATAWSNGTLYVANDGGLAILRDPWRAIVPTATDDLSFIDNRRNKGLSTHMVYNLGSTTAATPANAKWRISLGMQDNGTRVRQGSGSALQTSGVFEDMIGGDGFGTLIHPANGDLMLGSIYYTRIYKSTDGGATPFTASSTGITESNNSSSAPFAPKIALGPTTSPDTVYTFVNSKVYKSTDFGSNWSAMTMTGFSTSGRTLRNVNGSRSSNAVGAASSGGHFWTTYNDGATWTDSGDITAGKLNTSYIWFNTQNDQIVYGATVAPDATAHHLFKSVNGGATWAPIDGAAGASNGLPFGIPVHVVQNLPGSLNTLFAGTDFGVYQSTDGGTTWARYGNGMPMVAVRDLYIAPDGSFLRAATYGRGVWELQTTTANQTAVTLDKSSFNLNPSATTTFTATVTNFTADNKVNWTASSGGAVSPAQTASGSATTYTASATPGIYTVTATSNEAATANATATVNVYAPAAVTVSVTPTTKTLPTGGTFTFAAAVANAPSQAVTWTATGGVITSAGAYTAPTTAGTYTITATSVWPGTTAGTATVTVTTMDLNGDGVVDLRDLLFFAKYYGSTNVACDFNGDGKVDDADLTLLLAGL